The following proteins come from a genomic window of Citrobacter europaeus:
- a CDS encoding co-chaperone GroES, translated as MSIRPLHDRVIVKRKEVESKSAGGIVLTGSAAGKSTRGEIIAVGKGRILDNGTVQPLDVKVGDIVIFNDGYGVKSEKIDNEEVLIMSESDILAIVEA; from the coding sequence ATGAGTATTCGTCCGTTACATGATCGTGTGATCGTCAAACGTAAAGAAGTTGAATCAAAATCTGCTGGCGGCATCGTACTGACCGGTTCTGCAGCAGGTAAATCAACTCGTGGCGAAATCATCGCTGTCGGTAAGGGTCGCATCCTGGACAACGGTACCGTACAGCCGCTGGACGTGAAAGTCGGCGATATCGTTATTTTCAACGATGGCTACGGTGTTAAATCTGAGAAGATCGACAATGAAGAAGTGTTGATCATGTCTGAAAGCGACATCCTGGCAATTGTTGAAGCCTAA
- the groL gene encoding chaperonin GroEL (60 kDa chaperone family; promotes refolding of misfolded polypeptides especially under stressful conditions; forms two stacked rings of heptamers to form a barrel-shaped 14mer; ends can be capped by GroES; misfolded proteins enter the barrel where they are refolded when GroES binds), which translates to MAAKDVKFGNDARVKMLRGVNVLADAVKVTLGPKGRNVVLDKSFGAPTITKDGVSVAREIELEDKFENMGAQMVKEVASKANDAAGDGTTTATVLAQSIITEGLKAVAAGMNPMDLKRGIDKAVAAAVEELKALSVPCSDSKAIAQVGTISANSDETVGKLIAEAMDKVGKEGVITVEDGTGLQDELDVVEGMQFDRGYLSPYFINKPETGAVELESPFILLADKKISNIREMLPVLEAVAKAGKPLLIIAEDVEGEALATLVVNTMRGIVKVAAVKAPGFGDRRKAMLQDIATLTGGTVISEEIGMELEKATLEDLGQAKRVVINKDTTTIIDGVGDEAAIQGRVTQIRQQIEEATSDYDREKLQERVAKLAGGVAVIKVGAATEVEMKEKKARVEDALHATRAAVEEGVVAGGGVALIRVASKIAGLKGQNEDQNVGIKVALRAMESPLRQIVLNCGEEPSVVANTVKAGDGNYGYNAATEEYGNMIDMGILDPTKVTRSALQYAASVAGLMITTECMVTDLPKGDAPDLGAAGGMGGMGGMGGMM; encoded by the coding sequence ATGGCAGCTAAAGACGTAAAATTCGGTAACGACGCTCGTGTGAAAATGCTGCGCGGCGTAAACGTACTGGCAGATGCAGTGAAAGTTACCCTCGGTCCAAAAGGCCGTAACGTAGTTCTGGATAAATCTTTCGGTGCACCGACCATCACTAAAGATGGTGTTTCCGTAGCACGTGAAATCGAACTGGAAGACAAGTTCGAAAACATGGGTGCGCAGATGGTGAAAGAAGTTGCCTCTAAAGCGAACGACGCTGCAGGCGACGGTACCACCACTGCAACCGTACTGGCTCAGTCCATCATCACTGAAGGTCTGAAAGCCGTTGCTGCGGGCATGAACCCGATGGATCTGAAACGTGGTATCGACAAAGCTGTCGCTGCTGCTGTTGAAGAACTGAAAGCGCTGTCCGTACCGTGCTCCGACTCTAAAGCTATTGCTCAGGTTGGTACCATCTCCGCTAACTCCGACGAAACCGTAGGTAAACTGATCGCTGAAGCGATGGACAAAGTCGGTAAAGAAGGCGTGATCACCGTTGAAGACGGTACCGGTCTGCAGGACGAACTGGACGTGGTTGAAGGTATGCAATTCGACCGTGGCTACCTGTCTCCTTACTTCATCAACAAGCCGGAAACTGGCGCAGTAGAACTGGAAAGCCCGTTCATTCTGCTGGCTGACAAGAAAATCTCCAACATCCGTGAAATGCTGCCGGTTCTGGAAGCTGTAGCGAAAGCAGGTAAACCGCTGCTGATCATCGCTGAAGATGTTGAAGGCGAAGCGCTGGCAACTCTGGTTGTTAACACCATGCGCGGTATCGTGAAAGTGGCTGCGGTTAAAGCACCTGGCTTCGGCGACCGTCGTAAAGCAATGCTGCAGGATATCGCTACTCTGACCGGTGGTACCGTTATCTCTGAAGAGATCGGTATGGAGCTGGAAAAAGCAACTCTGGAAGATCTGGGCCAGGCGAAACGCGTTGTTATCAACAAAGACACCACCACCATCATCGATGGCGTGGGCGACGAAGCTGCAATCCAGGGTCGTGTGACTCAGATTCGTCAGCAGATCGAAGAAGCAACTTCCGACTACGACCGTGAAAAACTGCAGGAGCGCGTAGCGAAACTGGCAGGCGGCGTGGCAGTTATCAAAGTTGGTGCTGCAACTGAAGTTGAAATGAAAGAGAAAAAAGCCCGCGTTGAAGATGCCCTGCACGCGACCCGTGCTGCGGTAGAAGAAGGCGTGGTTGCTGGTGGCGGTGTTGCGCTGATTCGCGTCGCGTCTAAAATTGCCGGCCTGAAAGGTCAGAACGAAGACCAGAACGTGGGTATCAAAGTTGCGCTGCGCGCAATGGAATCTCCGCTGCGTCAAATCGTGCTGAACTGCGGCGAAGAGCCGTCTGTAGTAGCTAACACCGTGAAAGCCGGTGACGGTAACTACGGTTACAACGCTGCAACTGAAGAATACGGCAACATGATCGACATGGGTATTCTGGATCCAACCAAAGTAACTCGTTCTGCTCTGCAGTACGCGGCTTCTGTTGCGGGTCTGATGATCACCACCGAGTGCATGGTTACCGACCTGCCGAAAGGCGATGCGCCTGACTTAGGTGCTGCTGGTGGTATGGGCGGCATGGGTGGAATGGGCGGCATGATGTAA
- a CDS encoding DUF4156 domain-containing protein — protein sequence MHVKYLAGIVGAALLMAGCSSSNELSSAGQSVRFVEDKPGAECQLIGTATGKQSNWLSGQHGEEGGSMRGAANDLRNQAAAMGGNVIYGVSSPSQGMLSSFVPTASEMIGQVYKCPN from the coding sequence ATGCACGTGAAATATTTAGCAGGGATCGTTGGTGCCGCGCTACTGATGGCGGGTTGTAGCTCCAGCAACGAACTGAGTTCAGCCGGACAAAGCGTACGCTTTGTCGAAGACAAGCCTGGCGCAGAGTGCCAACTGATTGGCACTGCAACCGGTAAGCAAAGCAACTGGCTTTCTGGCCAGCACGGCGAAGAGGGTGGCTCTATGCGTGGCGCAGCAAACGATCTGCGTAACCAGGCTGCTGCAATGGGCGGTAACGTGATTTATGGCGTCAGCAGCCCATCACAGGGAATGCTGTCCAGCTTTGTTCCTACCGCCAGCGAGATGATTGGACAGGTTTATAAGTGCCCTAACTGA
- a CDS encoding YjeJ family protein yields the protein MAISIKGINTGVIHQKNEFIALALKIKEPRNKESLFFLSPLGLRDLLIALESRLSAKHQLSEDERAQYEKECEKAGKKMHENIPLIQENELKNADINRRINSLMLVDDKGENLTFSLTLHDGQTCELLINELQIRVLAHAVIHAINNAGMQELALRITSLLDFLPLYDVDCQQNDNLEYDSYTQPEWKHNLFNHYLAIIYRYTDDKGKAQFCGSVVKTRAASGSKEAEAITRRLLDFSPRLKKLAGVPCQVFVRTLTGDKAQKLNQDQCLRALHHLRIQSAHKTQNA from the coding sequence ATGGCTATAAGTATTAAGGGCATTAATACCGGAGTTATTCACCAAAAGAATGAATTTATTGCTTTGGCATTAAAGATAAAAGAACCCAGAAATAAAGAGTCGTTATTTTTCCTTTCTCCGCTTGGGCTAAGAGACCTGCTTATCGCCCTGGAAAGCAGGCTCTCTGCTAAACATCAGCTTAGCGAAGACGAGCGTGCGCAATATGAGAAGGAATGCGAGAAAGCCGGCAAAAAGATGCACGAAAATATCCCCTTAATTCAAGAGAATGAGTTAAAAAATGCGGATATTAATCGCCGTATTAATTCGCTAATGTTAGTGGATGACAAAGGGGAAAACTTAACATTTTCACTGACACTGCATGATGGGCAAACGTGTGAATTACTGATTAATGAACTTCAGATTCGGGTATTGGCTCATGCTGTTATTCATGCAATAAATAACGCTGGCATGCAGGAATTAGCGTTACGAATCACATCGCTGCTGGATTTCCTGCCGCTGTACGATGTTGATTGCCAGCAAAACGATAATCTGGAATACGATTCTTATACACAACCCGAATGGAAACATAACCTGTTTAATCATTATCTGGCGATTATTTACCGCTATACGGATGATAAAGGAAAAGCCCAGTTCTGTGGTTCGGTAGTAAAAACTCGCGCCGCTTCCGGCAGCAAAGAGGCCGAAGCCATTACTCGCCGTCTGCTCGATTTCAGCCCACGGCTGAAAAAACTTGCTGGTGTACCGTGTCAGGTGTTTGTCAGGACGTTAACGGGTGATAAAGCGCAAAAGCTCAATCAGGATCAGTGCCTGCGCGCGCTGCATCATTTACGCATTCAGTCTGCGCATAAGACTCAGAATGCCTGA
- the epmB gene encoding EF-P beta-lysylation protein EpmB — MAHIVTLNTPSREDWLSQLADVVTDPDELLHLLNIDADEKLLAGRDARRLFALRVPRAFIARMEKGNPDDPLLRQVLTSQEEFVSAPGYSTDPLEEQHSVVPGLLHKYRNRALLLVKGGCAVNCRYCFRRHFPYAENQGNKRNWQVALDYISAHPELDEIIFSGGDPLMAKDHELDWLLTQLEAIPHVKRLRIHSRLPIVIPARITEGLAQRFAHSSLQILLVNHINHANEVDETFRLAMVRLRIAGVTLLNQSVLLRGVNDNAQTLAHLSNALFDAGVMPYYLHALDKVQGASHFMVSDDEARQIMRELLTLVSGYMVPKLAREIGGEPSKTPLDLQLRQQ; from the coding sequence ATGGCGCATATTGTAACCCTAAATACCCCATCCAGAGAAGATTGGTTATCGCAACTTGCCGATGTTGTGACCGATCCCGATGAACTTCTGCATCTTTTGAATATAGACGCAGATGAAAAACTGTTGGCCGGACGCGACGCGAGACGGCTTTTCGCCCTGCGCGTGCCGCGTGCGTTTATTGCGCGCATGGAAAAAGGCAACCCTGACGATCCGCTTTTGCGTCAGGTACTTACCTCCCAGGAAGAGTTTGTTTCCGCCCCCGGCTACTCGACCGATCCACTGGAAGAACAGCACAGCGTGGTTCCCGGTTTGCTGCATAAATATCGCAACCGTGCGCTGCTGTTGGTTAAAGGCGGTTGCGCGGTTAATTGTCGCTATTGCTTCCGCCGCCACTTCCCGTACGCCGAAAACCAGGGCAATAAGCGCAACTGGCAGGTCGCCCTGGACTACATTAGCGCGCATCCTGAGCTGGATGAGATTATCTTCTCCGGTGGCGATCCGTTAATGGCCAAGGACCACGAACTGGACTGGTTGCTCACGCAACTGGAAGCCATCCCGCATGTTAAGCGTCTGCGTATCCACAGCCGTTTACCGATTGTGATCCCAGCTCGCATTACAGAAGGACTGGCCCAGCGCTTTGCGCACTCCTCCTTGCAGATTCTGCTGGTCAATCACATTAACCACGCCAATGAGGTCGATGAGACATTTCGCCTGGCCATGGTCAGACTGCGTATCGCCGGCGTCACGCTACTCAACCAAAGCGTTTTGCTGCGTGGCGTGAACGATAACGCGCAAACGCTGGCTCACCTTAGCAACGCGTTGTTTGATGCGGGTGTGATGCCCTATTACCTGCACGCACTGGACAAAGTGCAGGGTGCCTCCCACTTTATGGTCAGCGACGATGAAGCGCGTCAAATTATGCGCGAACTGCTGACGCTGGTTTCCGGCTATATGGTCCCCAAACTGGCGCGTGAAATTGGCGGAGAGCCAAGTAAAACGCCATTGGATCTGCAGCTACGCCAACAATAG
- the efp gene encoding elongation factor P, whose product MATYYSNDFRAGLKIMLDGEPYAVEASEFVKPGKGQAFARVKLRRLLTGTRVEKTFKSTDSAEGADVADMNLTFLYSDGEFWHFMNNTTFEQLAADEKAVGDNAKWLLDQAECIVTLWNGQPISVTPPNFVELEVVETDPGLKGDTAGTGGKPATLSTGAVVKVPLFVQIGEVIKVDTRSGEYVSRVK is encoded by the coding sequence ATGGCAACGTACTATAGCAACGATTTTCGTGCTGGTCTTAAAATCATGTTGGACGGCGAACCTTATGCGGTTGAAGCCAGCGAATTCGTTAAACCAGGTAAAGGCCAGGCGTTTGCGCGCGTTAAGCTGCGCCGCCTGCTGACCGGTACTCGCGTAGAGAAAACCTTCAAGTCTACCGACTCCGCTGAAGGCGCAGACGTAGCCGACATGAACCTGACCTTCCTGTATAGCGACGGTGAGTTCTGGCACTTCATGAATAACACCACTTTCGAACAGCTGGCTGCAGACGAGAAAGCGGTAGGCGATAACGCTAAATGGCTGCTGGACCAGGCTGAATGCATCGTGACCCTGTGGAACGGTCAGCCGATCTCCGTGACTCCGCCGAACTTCGTTGAGCTGGAAGTCGTTGAAACCGACCCAGGTCTGAAAGGCGATACCGCTGGTACTGGCGGCAAACCGGCAACCCTGTCTACCGGCGCAGTCGTTAAAGTTCCGCTGTTCGTACAGATCGGCGAAGTGATCAAAGTGGATACTCGCTCCGGCGAATACGTTTCTCGCGTAAAATAA
- the ecnA gene encoding lipoprotein antitoxin entericidin A encodes MMKRLLGLVMLILFTSTLLTGCNTARGFGEDIKHLGNSISHAAS; translated from the coding sequence ATGATGAAACGTCTTCTCGGTCTTGTAATGCTCATCCTATTTACCAGCACCCTGCTGACGGGTTGTAATACCGCGCGCGGTTTCGGTGAAGACATCAAACATCTTGGCAATTCAATCTCTCACGCCGCCAGCTAA
- the ecnB gene encoding lipoprotein toxin entericidin B, whose product MVKKTIAAIFSVLVLSSVLTACNTTKGVGQDISEGGSAISGAATKAQQ is encoded by the coding sequence ATGGTTAAGAAGACAATTGCTGCGATCTTTTCTGTGTTGGTTCTTTCTTCAGTGTTGACTGCGTGCAATACAACGAAAGGTGTTGGGCAGGATATCTCTGAAGGCGGTAGCGCAATCTCTGGTGCAGCGACAAAAGCTCAGCAATAA
- a CDS encoding LuxR C-terminal-related transcriptional regulator, whose product MLKILVIDRCHFTRTGIEALLNHSGRFSSSFLVSGINNLLLAKEHILQWKPHLVIADLYSFISETHSSPPIKPFFMSCGVIPLILLQSVERQHTSTTSPQSVVHSVLTKHTTLNALSHTIQEALQLRPPLEIVENATPLLTPQEEKVLSMWMDGISNNAIAAALSIHGKTVYTYKRNIRIKLHLGNRFSPFLSLPGKGN is encoded by the coding sequence ATGCTTAAAATTTTAGTGATTGACCGGTGCCACTTTACCCGTACAGGGATTGAGGCCTTGCTTAATCATTCTGGCAGGTTCAGCTCCTCATTTCTGGTATCAGGGATCAATAATCTCCTGTTAGCAAAAGAGCATATTTTGCAGTGGAAACCGCATCTGGTGATCGCGGATTTATACAGTTTTATCAGCGAGACACACTCCAGTCCGCCAATTAAGCCCTTTTTTATGAGCTGCGGCGTCATCCCACTGATTCTATTGCAATCAGTAGAAAGACAGCACACTTCAACGACTTCCCCTCAATCCGTCGTCCATTCGGTTTTGACCAAGCACACCACGCTGAACGCTCTCTCACACACAATTCAGGAGGCACTACAGCTTCGCCCGCCATTAGAAATAGTCGAAAATGCGACTCCACTGCTTACGCCGCAGGAGGAGAAAGTATTATCGATGTGGATGGATGGGATCAGTAACAATGCGATCGCCGCCGCACTGAGCATTCATGGCAAGACGGTCTACACCTATAAACGGAATATCCGCATTAAACTGCACCTGGGGAACCGCTTCTCACCGTTTCTCTCGCTACCCGGGAAGGGGAATTAA
- the sugE gene encoding quaternary ammonium compound efflux SMR transporter SugE encodes MSWIVLLIAGLLEVVWAIGLKYTHGFTRLTPSIITIAAMIVSIAMLSWAMRTLPVGTAYAVWTGIGAVGAAITGILLLGESASPARLLSLGLIVAGIIGLKLSTH; translated from the coding sequence ATGTCCTGGATCGTTTTATTAATTGCAGGTCTGCTCGAAGTTGTCTGGGCGATTGGCCTGAAATATACCCACGGCTTTACGCGTTTGACGCCAAGCATTATCACCATTGCGGCGATGATCGTCAGTATCGCCATGCTCTCCTGGGCAATGCGCACGTTGCCTGTAGGAACCGCCTATGCCGTCTGGACTGGTATCGGCGCCGTCGGGGCGGCCATTACAGGAATTTTGCTGCTCGGTGAATCTGCCAGCCCGGCGCGTTTACTTAGCCTCGGGCTGATCGTTGCCGGCATTATTGGTCTGAAGCTGAGCACCCACTAA
- a CDS encoding lipocalin family protein, translating into MRILPVVAAVTAAFLVVACSSPTPPKGVTVVNNFDAKRYLGTWYEIARFDHRFERGLEKVTATYSLRDDGGINVINKGYNPDRGMWQKTEGKAYFTGDPNRAALKVSFFGPFYGGYNVIALDREYRHALVCGPDRDYLWILSRTPTISDEMKQQMLAVATREGFEVNKLIWVKQPGA; encoded by the coding sequence ATGCGCATTCTGCCCGTCGTTGCTGCAGTTACGGCTGCATTCCTGGTTGTTGCTTGCAGCTCCCCTACACCGCCGAAAGGCGTTACCGTAGTCAATAACTTTGATGCCAAACGTTATCTGGGCACCTGGTATGAAATAGCGCGTTTCGACCATCGATTCGAACGTGGACTGGAAAAAGTGACCGCCACCTATAGCCTGCGCGACGACGGCGGTATCAACGTGATTAACAAGGGCTATAACCCGGACAGGGGAATGTGGCAGAAAACAGAGGGTAAAGCCTACTTCACCGGCGACCCAAACCGCGCTGCGCTCAAGGTCTCGTTTTTTGGTCCTTTCTATGGTGGCTATAACGTGATTGCCCTCGATCGGGAATATCGTCACGCGTTGGTTTGCGGACCGGATCGCGATTACCTGTGGATCCTTTCACGGACCCCTACTATTTCAGACGAAATGAAACAGCAAATGCTGGCCGTCGCGACCCGGGAAGGGTTTGAAGTGAATAAGCTGATTTGGGTAAAACAGCCCGGCGCTTAG
- the blaCMY gene encoding CMY-2 family class C beta-lactamase: protein MMKKSICCALLLTASFSTFAAAKTEQQIADIVNRTITPLMQEQAIPGMAVAIIYQGKPYYFTWGKADIANNRPVTQQTLFELGSVSKTFNGVLAGDAIARGEIKLSDPVTQYWPELTGKQWQDISLLHLATYTAGGLPLQVPDDVTDKAALLRFYQNWQPQWAPGAKRLYANSSIGLFGALAVKPSGMSYEEAMTTRVLQPLKLAHTWITVPQSEQKDYAWGYREGKPVHVSPGQLDAEAYGVKSSVVDMTRWVQANMDASQVQEKTLQQGIKLAQSRYWRIGDMYQGLGWEMLNWPLKADSIINGSDSKVALAALPAVEVNPPAPAVKASWVHKTGSTGGFGSYVAFVPEKNLGIVMLANKSYPNPARVEAAWRILEKLQ from the coding sequence CAAAAACAGAACAACAAATTGCCGATATCGTTAACCGCACCATCACACCGCTGATGCAGGAGCAGGCTATTCCGGGTATGGCTGTTGCGATTATCTACCAGGGAAAACCTTATTACTTTACCTGGGGTAAAGCTGATATCGCCAATAACCGTCCAGTCACTCAGCAAACGCTGTTTGAACTCGGCTCGGTCAGTAAAACGTTCAACGGCGTGCTGGCCGGCGATGCTATCGCTCGCGGCGAAATCAAGCTCAGCGATCCGGTCACGCAATACTGGCCTGAGCTGACGGGTAAGCAGTGGCAGGATATCAGCCTGCTGCACTTAGCGACCTACACGGCAGGCGGCCTGCCGCTTCAGGTTCCCGACGACGTCACGGATAAAGCCGCCTTACTGCGTTTTTATCAAAACTGGCAGCCACAATGGGCCCCGGGCGCTAAACGTCTTTACGCTAACTCCAGCATTGGTCTGTTTGGCGCACTGGCGGTGAAACCTTCGGGCATGAGCTACGAAGAGGCGATGACCACCCGCGTCCTGCAGCCCTTAAAACTGGCGCATACATGGATTACGGTTCCACAAAGCGAACAAAAAGATTATGCATGGGGCTATCGCGAAGGAAAGCCTGTGCATGTATCCCCTGGCCAACTTGATGCCGAAGCCTATGGGGTAAAATCAAGCGTTGTCGATATGACCCGCTGGGTCCAGGCCAACATGGATGCCAGCCAGGTTCAGGAGAAAACGCTCCAGCAGGGAATCAAGCTTGCGCAGTCACGTTACTGGCGTATTGGCGATATGTACCAGGGTCTGGGCTGGGAGATGCTGAACTGGCCGCTGAAAGCCGACTCGATAATTAACGGTAGCGACAGCAAAGTGGCGCTGGCAGCGCTTCCCGCCGTTGAGGTAAACCCGCCCGCGCCTGCTGTGAAAGCATCATGGGTGCATAAAACGGGCTCCACTGGCGGATTCGGCAGCTACGTTGCTTTCGTTCCAGAAAAAAACCTTGGCATTGTGATGCTGGCAAACAAGAGCTATCCAAACCCTGCTCGCGTCGAGGCCGCCTGGCGCATTCTTGAAAAACTGCAGTAA